A window of the Listeria swaminathanii genome harbors these coding sequences:
- a CDS encoding Cof-type HAD-IIB family hydrolase has protein sequence MSKIVFFDVDGTLVGETKEIPASAKQAIAKLKENGVYVAIATGRGPFMLDEIRKELDINSYICYNGQYVIFEGKEIYAKPLPTESLERLITVASEHEHPIVFSGKDSMRANLPDHDRVTIGMNSIKRDYPKVDANYYKGRDIFQCLLFCEESYDAYYREEFKQYGFLRWHDVSVDVCPADGSKAEGIKQMIKKLGFSMEDTYAFGDGLNDIAMLQAVGTGVAMGNGRDEVKAVADYVTDHVDEDGVYKALEHFKLI, from the coding sequence ATGAGTAAAATTGTGTTTTTTGATGTAGATGGCACGCTTGTAGGTGAAACTAAAGAAATTCCCGCATCAGCAAAACAAGCGATTGCTAAATTGAAAGAAAATGGCGTTTATGTAGCCATTGCAACGGGTCGAGGCCCATTTATGCTAGATGAAATTAGAAAAGAGTTAGATATTAATTCTTACATTTGCTATAACGGCCAATATGTTATTTTTGAAGGCAAAGAAATTTATGCCAAACCATTACCAACAGAGTCTTTAGAGCGATTAATTACGGTTGCTTCGGAACATGAGCATCCGATTGTTTTTTCGGGAAAAGATTCGATGCGCGCCAACTTGCCGGATCATGACCGCGTTACAATAGGAATGAATTCTATTAAAAGAGACTATCCTAAAGTGGATGCGAATTATTATAAAGGCCGCGATATTTTCCAATGTTTACTTTTCTGCGAGGAGTCCTATGATGCTTATTACCGCGAAGAATTTAAACAATATGGTTTCCTGCGCTGGCATGATGTTTCGGTAGATGTTTGTCCGGCAGACGGTTCTAAAGCGGAAGGCATTAAACAAATGATTAAAAAACTCGGCTTTTCAATGGAAGATACGTATGCATTCGGTGATGGGCTGAACGATATCGCGATGCTTCAAGCTGTTGGAACAGGTGTTGCAATGGGAAATGGTCGTGATGAAGTGAAAGCAGTTGCTGATTACGTCACGGACCATGTCGATGAAGATGGCGTTTATAAAGCGCTAGAACACTTTAAGCTAATTTAA
- a CDS encoding DUF817 domain-containing protein: protein MHFFRLLWVFTWKQALCCIFPGIIFISLALTKLIDIPFIARYDLLLIICLVAQILLIKFGLETWDELKVIMVFHVIGLGLEIYKVHMGSWSYPQPGLMKIFGVPLYSGFMYSSVASYICQAWKRFDLKMKNWPNIWLVSTLCIAIYANFFTHHFIPDFRWVLIVLVLVLFRKTYVYFKVSATQLKMPLSFSFLCIAFFIYLAENIASFYGAWAYPDQLVAWRPVHVSKITSWYLLVIISIIIVAQLKFVKQKLEQTVVTAKSETTVK from the coding sequence ATGCACTTTTTCCGCTTACTTTGGGTATTTACTTGGAAGCAAGCACTTTGTTGTATTTTCCCCGGTATTATATTTATTTCACTTGCACTGACAAAACTGATTGATATTCCCTTTATTGCACGCTATGACTTACTTTTAATTATTTGTCTTGTGGCGCAAATTTTGCTGATAAAATTCGGGCTAGAAACATGGGACGAGCTGAAAGTGATTATGGTTTTTCATGTTATTGGGCTTGGGCTTGAAATTTATAAAGTACATATGGGTTCATGGAGTTATCCGCAGCCTGGTTTAATGAAAATTTTCGGTGTGCCACTTTATAGTGGTTTTATGTATTCAAGTGTGGCGAGTTATATTTGTCAGGCCTGGAAAAGGTTTGATCTTAAGATGAAAAATTGGCCAAACATTTGGTTAGTAAGCACCCTTTGTATCGCTATTTATGCTAATTTTTTCACGCATCATTTTATTCCTGATTTTCGTTGGGTTTTAATTGTTTTAGTGCTCGTTTTGTTCCGGAAAACCTATGTTTATTTTAAAGTTAGCGCTACTCAGCTCAAAATGCCTTTATCTTTTTCCTTTTTATGTATTGCATTTTTTATTTATCTGGCTGAGAATATCGCGAGTTTTTACGGTGCATGGGCTTATCCTGACCAGCTTGTTGCTTGGCGCCCAGTGCATGTATCGAAAATCACGAGTTGGTATTTGCTAGTAATTATTAGCATTATTATCGTCGCCCAACTCAAATTCGTTAAACAAAAATTAGAACAGACCGTTGTTACAGCAAAAAGCGAGACCACCGTAAAATAA
- a CDS encoding molybdenum cofactor guanylyltransferase, with protein sequence MKNEKVNVGIVLAGGRSSRFGEPKAFFQDEATGKTWVELTVNKLAPLCDTVFVSANQANYPKLVEIFAKQSAIQIVPDLAAFREFGPLGGIYAVMDRAQVYQEANFLILPVDMPFLTSKEIGRLAVHPNHFARTPQADHYLVANIPYSREILHELLQNGQHRVLALLEKLQAKPLAFENEIPFKNINRQNELF encoded by the coding sequence TTGAAAAACGAAAAAGTTAATGTTGGCATTGTCCTAGCTGGCGGGCGTTCTAGCCGATTCGGAGAGCCAAAAGCCTTTTTCCAGGATGAGGCAACTGGGAAAACATGGGTAGAACTTACAGTGAACAAATTGGCGCCACTCTGTGATACGGTATTTGTATCAGCGAATCAAGCAAATTATCCAAAGCTAGTTGAAATTTTCGCGAAACAATCGGCTATTCAAATCGTTCCCGACCTAGCAGCGTTCCGCGAGTTTGGGCCGCTTGGTGGTATTTATGCGGTGATGGATCGCGCACAGGTTTATCAAGAAGCTAATTTTTTGATACTTCCTGTTGATATGCCATTTTTGACTTCCAAAGAAATTGGACGGCTCGCAGTTCACCCCAACCACTTTGCCAGAACTCCGCAAGCAGATCACTATTTGGTTGCGAACATCCCTTATTCACGCGAAATCCTACATGAATTACTACAAAACGGACAACACCGGGTGCTTGCTTTACTTGAGAAACTGCAAGCGAAACCGTTAGCATTTGAAAATGAAATCCCCTTTAAAAATATCAATCGACAAAATGAACTTTTTTAA
- a CDS encoding DNA-dependent RNA polymerase subunit epsilon: protein MIFKVFYQETLTETPVREKTQSLYVEAESQVKVRQLLKDEPFHIEFVEEISDAHLAYEKENPDFALWEK, encoded by the coding sequence ATGATTTTTAAAGTATTTTATCAAGAAACACTAACAGAAACACCCGTACGCGAAAAAACACAATCTTTATACGTAGAAGCGGAAAGCCAAGTAAAAGTACGCCAACTTTTAAAAGATGAGCCTTTCCACATCGAATTTGTTGAAGAAATTAGTGACGCTCACTTAGCTTATGAAAAGGAAAACCCAGACTTCGCGCTCTGGGAAAAATAA
- a CDS encoding ATP-binding cassette domain-containing protein, whose protein sequence is MLKLQFHKKLPFHDLNIDYTFDKPVTAMMGASGSGKSTLFQCVSGLKSIDGGIIEFDGTPWDDSSISLHLPVTERKVGYLFQNLALFPNMNVYENIAFGLKVKKKKKKEQAEIQQQVRKMSDYLQISHLLYSSVQKLSGGEKQRVAMARAMITEPKLLLLDEPFNGLDEETRLICMKLVGQMAKDFHIPVIFVTHYASEAEMMTEEILVMRDGRLEKRKS, encoded by the coding sequence ATGCTCAAATTACAATTCCATAAAAAACTTCCTTTTCATGATTTAAATATCGATTATACTTTTGATAAACCGGTTACGGCGATGATGGGCGCGAGCGGTTCCGGAAAATCCACGTTATTCCAATGTGTCAGCGGATTGAAGAGCATTGACGGCGGCATTATTGAATTTGACGGGACGCCGTGGGACGATTCCAGTATTTCACTACATCTTCCAGTTACAGAGCGAAAAGTAGGCTATTTATTCCAAAATCTCGCTTTGTTTCCAAATATGAACGTATATGAAAATATCGCTTTTGGCTTAAAAGTGAAGAAAAAGAAGAAAAAAGAGCAAGCAGAAATCCAGCAGCAAGTACGGAAAATGAGTGACTATCTGCAAATTTCTCACCTACTCTATTCTTCTGTTCAAAAACTATCTGGTGGCGAAAAACAACGTGTCGCAATGGCGCGAGCAATGATTACTGAGCCAAAATTACTTCTACTAGATGAACCATTTAACGGTTTAGATGAAGAAACGCGTTTAATTTGCATGAAATTAGTTGGTCAAATGGCCAAAGATTTCCATATTCCAGTCATTTTTGTAACACATTATGCCTCGGAAGCAGAAATGATGACTGAAGAAATTTTAGTGATGCGAGATGGACGGCTTGAAAAACGAAAAAGTTAA
- a CDS encoding molybdate ABC transporter permease subunit: MFTSVWHTLLVATISTFLAFMTMLPLSYYFTGRKSRFQLLVEILILLPLVLPPTVVGLVLLNVLGRNDFIGGVLWDTFDFSFIFSLSGAIVATTIIILPIMYQGLKSAFLSIDHELVWAAETLSANKKQIFTQIILPNCWQPILAGVLLSFCRAMGEFGASLMVAGYIEGKTDTIASSIYFMVQQGDMRTAVYLGLINVIIGVFALLVIHVLTVRQSNLTRGM; this comes from the coding sequence ATGTTTACATCTGTTTGGCATACATTACTTGTTGCCACTATTTCTACGTTTCTCGCATTTATGACGATGTTGCCACTTAGTTATTATTTTACAGGCCGAAAATCACGTTTTCAGTTATTAGTGGAGATTTTAATTTTACTTCCGCTTGTTTTACCGCCAACTGTGGTTGGTTTGGTCTTACTGAACGTCCTCGGCCGCAATGACTTTATTGGTGGTGTACTTTGGGATACTTTTGATTTCAGTTTTATTTTTTCCCTTAGTGGCGCTATTGTTGCGACAACGATTATTATTTTACCGATTATGTATCAAGGACTAAAATCCGCATTTTTATCTATTGATCACGAACTTGTATGGGCAGCAGAGACTCTTTCAGCGAATAAAAAACAGATTTTCACTCAAATTATTTTACCGAATTGTTGGCAACCAATTTTAGCAGGAGTTTTGCTTAGTTTTTGCCGGGCGATGGGTGAATTTGGAGCGAGTTTGATGGTAGCGGGTTATATTGAAGGAAAAACCGATACAATCGCTTCTAGCATTTACTTTATGGTGCAACAAGGCGACATGCGTACAGCGGTTTATCTAGGGCTAATTAACGTCATTATTGGCGTATTTGCCTTACTTGTTATTCACGTATTAACCGTACGCCAAAGCAATTTAACGAGGGGGATGTAA